In the Nitrososphaerota archaeon genome, one interval contains:
- the ilvE gene encoding branched-chain-amino-acid transaminase, which yields MSSERELLVFIDGKFYPKSEAKISVYDHGFLYGDGVFEGIRAYNGIVFKLKEHIDRLFNSAKVLMINIPYTKEEIIEMVLETLRKNNLKEAYIRLIVTRGVGDLGLDPRKCPKPTIVIITQPWETLHGVEAREKGIKVIIPWVRRDRVDATSHEIKSLNYLNSVLAKIEANNAGVDEALFLSENGCISEGVGENIFIVKNGKVFTTMNKAGILPGITREVVIEILNKLGYQVIEKDITPYELFTADEVFFTGTAAEVTPISEVNGRIIGNGKPGPITKKVMEEFFKATKDPKNGIPIY from the coding sequence ATGTCTTCAGAGAGGGAATTATTAGTATTTATAGATGGAAAATTCTATCCAAAATCTGAAGCAAAAATTTCTGTTTATGACCATGGTTTTCTTTATGGAGATGGGGTATTCGAAGGAATAAGAGCTTATAATGGAATAGTTTTTAAACTTAAAGAGCATATTGATAGACTCTTTAACTCAGCAAAAGTATTAATGATCAATATTCCATATACTAAAGAAGAAATAATTGAAATGGTTTTAGAAACTCTTAGAAAAAATAATTTAAAAGAAGCATATATTAGACTTATAGTTACTAGAGGTGTAGGAGATTTAGGTTTAGATCCTAGAAAATGCCCTAAACCAACTATTGTGATTATTACTCAACCATGGGAAACGTTGCATGGAGTTGAAGCTAGAGAGAAAGGGATTAAAGTTATTATCCCATGGGTTAGGAGAGATAGGGTTGATGCCACATCTCATGAAATAAAATCTTTAAATTATTTAAATAGTGTATTAGCTAAAATTGAAGCTAATAATGCAGGTGTTGACGAAGCTCTATTTCTTTCTGAAAATGGTTGCATAAGTGAAGGAGTTGGAGAAAATATATTTATTGTTAAGAATGGAAAAGTTTTTACAACAATGAATAAAGCCGGAATACTTCCTGGAATAACAAGAGAAGTTGTTATAGAAATTCTTAATAAACTCGGATATCAAGTAATTGAAAAAGATATAACCCCATATGAATTATTCACAGCTGATGAAGTTTTCTTTACGGGTACAGCAGCTGAAGTTACTCCAATATCTGAAGTTAATGGAAGAATTATTGGAAATGGAAAACCTGGCCCAATAACTAAAAAAGTAATGGAAGAATTCTTTAAAGCTACAAAAGATCCTAAAAATGGAATTCCAATATATTAA
- a CDS encoding 50S ribosomal protein L35ae — MKPISRGVILNYRRGPKSQKNYEYLIKFNSCNSRKDAIALIGRKVIWNKNIIGKIIAPHGNKGVVRVRFKKGLPGQALGTYVLLYK; from the coding sequence ATGAAGCCAATATCTAGAGGGGTTATTTTAAATTACAGAAGAGGCCCAAAATCACAAAAAAATTATGAATATTTAATAAAATTTAATTCATGCAATTCAAGAAAAGATGCGATTGCTTTAATTGGAAGAAAAGTAATATGGAATAAAAATATTATTGGAAAAATAATAGCACCTCATGGGAATAAAGGAGTTGTTAGAGTACGTTTTAAAAAAGGTTTACCTGGACAAGCATTAGGTACATATGTATTACTGTATAAATAA
- a CDS encoding creatininase family protein, giving the protein MNKKVILGEMTWIEAKEMFKKAKVAIIVTGSTEQHGPHLPLQHDLLSAFYIAKKAAEEIYPNAIVCVPTTIGTSPFHMDFPGTLSFRYEIFIELLLDVCKSIKHHGMKNVIFLNGHGGNGPALHIATRRAKEELEMKAIWINYWDLVPREIYIKIFSNKISLPGHAGEYETSTALFTHPELVNLKAYEEFKDKSFPGLEIAKKIASYNKFSKVDPSGYAIYNAAMNVSEISKSGVLFESGDPLNAKVEKGKEIIEIAIENLIEMIENIF; this is encoded by the coding sequence ATGAATAAAAAAGTTATTCTAGGAGAAATGACTTGGATTGAAGCCAAGGAAATGTTTAAAAAAGCCAAAGTAGCTATCATAGTTACAGGAAGTACTGAACAACATGGTCCACATTTACCATTACAACATGATTTGCTCTCAGCTTTTTATATAGCGAAAAAAGCAGCAGAAGAAATATATCCAAATGCTATAGTTTGTGTTCCAACAACAATAGGCACATCCCCTTTTCACATGGATTTTCCTGGAACTCTAAGTTTTAGATATGAAATTTTTATAGAACTTTTATTAGATGTTTGCAAAAGTATAAAACATCATGGAATGAAGAATGTAATTTTCCTTAATGGTCATGGAGGAAATGGACCAGCATTACATATAGCTACAAGAAGAGCTAAAGAAGAGCTAGAAATGAAAGCAATATGGATAAATTATTGGGATTTAGTTCCAAGAGAAATTTATATAAAAATTTTTAGTAATAAAATATCATTACCAGGACATGCAGGAGAATATGAAACATCTACAGCTTTATTTACTCATCCTGAGCTTGTAAATCTAAAAGCATATGAAGAATTTAAAGATAAATCTTTTCCTGGGTTAGAAATAGCCAAAAAAATTGCATCATATAATAAATTTAGTAAAGTAGATCCAAGTGGGTATGCTATTTACAATGCTGCAATGAATGTTTCTGAAATTTCTAAAAGCGGAGTCTTATTTGAGAGTGGAGACCCTTTAAATGCAAAAGTTGAAAAAGGTAAAGAAATTATAGAAATAGCAATTGAGAATTTAATTGAAATGATTGAAAATATCTTTTAA
- the iorA gene encoding indolepyruvate ferredoxin oxidoreductase subunit alpha, whose protein sequence is MDVLEESGKKVVLLGNEAIVRGALEAGVGFVAAYPGTPSSEIPITFSRIAKKIGLYFEYSSNEKVAFEAAVGAAWSGVRALVSQKQFGLNVAADSIMPVAYTGVRAGLVIMVADDPQGWSSAQSEQDTRFYAKMFRMPMVEPSNPQECLEYTKIAFEISEKYQIPIFLRTTTKVSHSIGTVKLGELKKPNTKGKFIKDPDRFYNIQPHLQVLHNRLDKKIEEIEKEYGYKLNKVFPGEGEIGIIASGVSFEYVKEALQELGLNPPIAKIGLVHPISRSFISDFIKDKKTVLILEELEPFIEEFVKQVAKDVNPKIIIHGKDMLPRAGEYNLEIIIPVLEKIFDKNINIDLKNHKEMVVSTLKNIPPRKPVLCPGCPHRSTFYAVKKVYGKDTIYAGDIGCYILGIYEPFNMQDYVISMGASIGIAHGISIVSDQETVAFVGDSTFFHASIPAIINCKFNNSRAPLVVILDNGVTAMTGHQPHPGSGFTGMGDKVEPIKIEEIIKAIGAEMRIANSFNQKQLIQSLQELRKINGLKVLISRGECRLLTTRKFREKGIEIPKFQINKEKCTKCDICIRDFACPAIVKTIKNEETIYYIDLDMCTGCSVCMQICPEGAIHSIKRGEKE, encoded by the coding sequence ATGGATGTGCTTGAAGAATCTGGAAAAAAAGTAGTATTATTAGGAAATGAAGCAATTGTAAGAGGAGCATTAGAAGCTGGTGTTGGATTTGTTGCTGCTTATCCCGGAACTCCTAGTTCTGAAATACCAATAACTTTTTCTAGAATAGCAAAAAAAATTGGTTTATATTTTGAATATTCTTCTAATGAAAAAGTTGCTTTTGAAGCTGCTGTTGGAGCTGCATGGTCTGGAGTTAGAGCTCTTGTTAGTCAAAAACAATTTGGTCTTAATGTTGCAGCTGATTCTATAATGCCTGTAGCTTATACAGGAGTAAGAGCTGGATTAGTTATAATGGTAGCTGATGATCCACAAGGTTGGAGTTCTGCACAATCAGAACAAGATACAAGATTTTATGCTAAAATGTTTAGAATGCCAATGGTTGAACCAAGTAACCCACAAGAATGTTTAGAATACACAAAAATTGCTTTTGAAATATCTGAAAAATATCAAATTCCAATTTTCTTAAGAACTACTACAAAAGTTAGTCATTCTATTGGAACTGTAAAACTTGGAGAATTAAAGAAACCTAATACAAAAGGAAAATTCATAAAAGATCCTGATAGATTTTATAATATTCAACCACATTTACAAGTCCTTCATAATAGATTGGATAAAAAAATTGAAGAAATAGAAAAAGAATATGGCTATAAGCTTAATAAAGTATTTCCAGGAGAAGGAGAAATAGGGATAATTGCTTCAGGAGTTAGTTTTGAATATGTTAAGGAGGCATTACAAGAATTAGGATTAAATCCTCCAATTGCAAAAATTGGATTAGTACATCCTATATCAAGAAGCTTTATTAGCGATTTTATTAAAGATAAAAAAACAGTTCTTATATTAGAGGAACTTGAACCATTTATAGAAGAATTTGTAAAACAAGTTGCTAAAGATGTTAACCCAAAAATTATTATTCATGGAAAAGATATGCTTCCTAGAGCAGGTGAATATAATCTTGAAATAATAATTCCTGTATTAGAAAAAATATTCGATAAAAATATTAATATTGACTTAAAAAATCATAAAGAAATGGTTGTTTCTACATTAAAGAACATTCCTCCTAGAAAACCTGTTTTATGTCCTGGGTGTCCTCATAGATCAACATTTTATGCTGTTAAAAAAGTTTATGGAAAAGATACTATTTATGCTGGAGATATTGGATGCTATATTTTAGGAATATATGAGCCATTTAATATGCAAGATTATGTCATTAGCATGGGTGCAAGCATTGGTATTGCTCATGGAATAAGTATAGTAAGTGATCAAGAAACTGTTGCTTTTGTTGGAGATTCTACATTTTTCCATGCTTCTATACCTGCAATAATAAATTGCAAATTTAATAATAGTAGAGCCCCTCTTGTAGTTATTTTAGATAATGGTGTTACTGCAATGACTGGTCATCAACCTCATCCAGGTTCTGGGTTTACTGGAATGGGAGATAAAGTAGAACCAATAAAAATTGAAGAAATAATTAAAGCTATTGGGGCTGAAATGAGAATAGCAAATTCATTTAATCAAAAACAATTGATTCAATCTTTGCAAGAATTAAGAAAAATTAATGGTTTAAAAGTATTGATTAGTAGAGGAGAATGTAGATTATTAACAACTAGAAAATTTCGGGAAAAAGGGATAGAAATTCCTAAATTTCAAATAAATAAAGAAAAATGTACAAAATGTGATATATGTATTAGAGATTTTGCTTGCCCTGCAATAGTGAAAACAATTAAGAATGAAGAAACAATTTACTATATAGATTTAGATATGTGTACAGGTTGTAGTGTGTGCATGCAAATATGTCCTGAAGGAGCTATACATTCTATTAAAAGAGGTGAAAAGGAATGA
- a CDS encoding indolepyruvate oxidoreductase subunit beta, protein MKYDVLLMGVGGTGVLTTQVIIARAANIEGYYVRGVQLHGLAQRGGIIPAFIRFGSENEVSSPGIMQANADLIIAFEPLEALRAIYYARKDKTIFIINNHPLIPVYSYVLNIPYPTMDEIIKRIEPFAKKIYVFNVSQLSKENFGNIVFGNVMLIGIATGLGLLKLKEESLREAIKITSPREVEKNIKAFELGLKLGKEKLHENI, encoded by the coding sequence ATGAAATATGATGTATTATTAATGGGAGTTGGGGGTACAGGGGTATTAACAACACAAGTTATTATAGCTAGAGCTGCCAATATTGAAGGATATTATGTTAGAGGAGTTCAATTGCATGGTCTTGCTCAAAGAGGAGGAATAATACCTGCATTTATTAGATTTGGTTCAGAAAATGAAGTTTCATCTCCAGGAATAATGCAAGCTAATGCTGATCTTATCATTGCTTTTGAACCATTAGAAGCACTTAGGGCTATTTATTATGCTAGAAAAGATAAAACAATTTTTATAATAAATAATCATCCTTTAATACCTGTTTATTCATATGTTTTAAATATTCCTTATCCAACCATGGATGAAATCATTAAAAGAATAGAGCCTTTTGCTAAGAAAATCTATGTTTTTAATGTTTCTCAATTAAGTAAAGAAAATTTTGGAAATATTGTTTTTGGAAATGTTATGTTAATTGGAATTGCTACAGGATTAGGATTACTTAAATTAAAAGAAGAAAGTTTGCGCGAAGCAATAAAAATTACTTCACCAAGAGAAGTGGAAAAAAATATTAAAGCATTTGAATTAGGTTTAAAATTAGGAAAAGAAAAATTACATGAAAATATATAA